The following is a genomic window from Thermodesulfobacteriota bacterium.
AAAAAGCGCTTAAATATATATAACTTCCCAAGGAGTAGTTAAATGGCTGAGGTCTGGTATTTAGAGATTGATTCAGAAAATTTAGAAGATAAAACAAAACTGGAGCATACTTTCATAGAATGCATTGAGTTATTGGAACTAAAACCAGAAGGCTGGCATGCTGAAGCTGAGTCAATGCCTGATCTTAAAACGGGCGATCCTTTTGTTGATCAAAGCGGGCTTATTTCAGTTTGCGTTAGGGTTCTTGATGATGAACTTGAGCCATTTCCTGATAAGAGATGGAAACCCGGCTGGTATAAGTCAAAGGTAACGATTTTAGGCTATGAAAATAAACTTAGATTAAAAGCAAAATAACTGAGCTTTTAATCTTGACATATTGTAAATTGTAAGGATATATTACTTGGATTAACTTTTTAGGGAGAATAGTATCTGTGCCAACTATAAGTCAGCTTGTTAGAGACGGCAGAAAAAGAGCAAAAAAGAAGAGCAAAGCTCCTGCACTGCAGAACTGCCCACAAAAAAGAGGTGTTTGCGTTAGGGTTTATACAACAACACCAAAAAAACCTAATTCTGCGCTAAGAAAAGTAGCTAGAATTAGGCTTACAAATGGTATTGAAGTAACAGGATATATACCTGGTGAGGGCCATACACTGCAGGAACATTCAGTGATTCTTGTAAGAGGCGGCAGAGTAAAAGATTTACCGGGCGTAAGATATCACATTGTCAGAGGAACACTCGATGCGACAGGTGTTGACAATAGAAGGCAAAGACGCTCAAAATACGGAGCTAAAAAACCTAAATAAGCTATATATAAGGATAAGAACAAATGCCTAGAAAAGGTTCAGTAAATAAAAGAAAAATTGCGGGCGATCCTAAATACGCAAACCAGACTATTAGCAAGTTTATTAATAGTCTTATGTTAGATGGTAAAAAGAGTAAAGCAGAGAAAATTTTCTATGATGCTTTTGATGTTATTGCCGAGAAAACAGGCAAAGATCCTCTGGAGGTTTTCAACGCGGCAATCGAAAATGTTAAGCCCGGAATTGAGGTAAGACCAAGAAGAGTTGGTGGTGCCACATATCAGGTGCCAATGGAAGTAAATGCTTTTAGAAAACAGTCTCTTGCAATAAGATGGATGCTAATTGCTATTCGAAGCAGAGACGGTAAATCAATGAAAGATAAGCTCGCCTCAGAGATTATTGATGCATCAGAAGGAAGAGGCGGATCAATAAAGAGAAGAGAAGACACCCATAAAATGGCGGATGCCAATAGAGCATTTGCGCATTATAGGTGGTAGG
Proteins encoded in this region:
- the rpsL gene encoding 30S ribosomal protein S12 — its product is MPTISQLVRDGRKRAKKKSKAPALQNCPQKRGVCVRVYTTTPKKPNSALRKVARIRLTNGIEVTGYIPGEGHTLQEHSVILVRGGRVKDLPGVRYHIVRGTLDATGVDNRRQRRSKYGAKKPK
- the rpsG gene encoding 30S ribosomal protein S7; this translates as MPRKGSVNKRKIAGDPKYANQTISKFINSLMLDGKKSKAEKIFYDAFDVIAEKTGKDPLEVFNAAIENVKPGIEVRPRRVGGATYQVPMEVNAFRKQSLAIRWMLIAIRSRDGKSMKDKLASEIIDASEGRGGSIKRREDTHKMADANRAFAHYRW